GACTATGTATATATTTTATAATTTTTTTATGGAAAAATTTTTTTTATTAAATTTTTTATGTAAAATGATAATGTTTAGGGAGTGATAATAATGAAAATATTATTAATTGATGTTGGCAATACAACAATTGATTTTAGAATTTGAGATAAAGAAAAAAATAGTATTGAAAAAATAATTAGACCATTAACAAACGACCCAACTTTTAAAAGGTCAAATGCATTGAAAAATTATTTTTTTGAAAATAATATTAAATTTAATGAAATTGTATATGTTTCAGTTGTTCCAGAATGAAATGATATTTTAAGAGCTTTTGCAGCTAGTATGAAAGTTACAATTTATAATATTAGACAAGATTTTATAATTAATAATTCCTTATTTAAGCTTGACAATATTAGCTCATTGGGAGCAGATTTTATTGCAAATTTTTATGCTGTTCTTCCAAATAATTCAAAACTTGCTGTAATTTCAATGGGAACTGCTTCAACAATAACTTTAATTGAAGATAACTATCTATTAGGTACTATAATTTGTCCAGGTATTGGTTCATCTTTAAAGGGTTTAATATCAAATGCAGCGCTACTTGCTGATTTTGAATATGAAAAATCTGACAAAGAAATTGGAAAAAATACTGTCGATTCAATAAATATTGGGACATATAATAGTCATTACTTAATGCTTAAAGCTATAGTAAGAGAACTAAAAGTTAATAACGTTATTTTTACTGGAGGATATAGCAACCTTTTTAAAGAAGAAATTAAAAGAGATAATTTTATCTTTAAAGAGGACTTAATTTTCAGAGGTTTAATTGCTTTATACAACATCAAAATAGAATCATTATAAAAGAAAAAAATGAGTTAAATACTCATTTTTTTCTTTTATATTATATTTAATAAGCAGTTTTAAACTATTGAATTGCTTCTTTTGCTACACTAAATACCTCTTTTAATTGATTACATGAATTTGTAAGCCCTGCTAATTCTTCTTTTGATAAATTTCATTCAATAATTTGCTCAATTCCATTTGCTCCTACAATACAAGGAACACTTATATAAAGATCTGAGTTTCCATATTGTCCTGATAAATAAGCTCCAACCATTAATGATGATTTTTCATCATTTAAAACTGATTTAACAATTCTTGTTAAACAAGCCCCAATCCCATAAAATGTTGCCCTTTTTTTCTCTATTATTTTATATGCCATATGAACAGCTTCAGATTTAACTTCATCTAATTCTTGTTTAGTAATTTTACCCTCATCTAAATATTCTTGAATTGTTTTTCCCATAACAACTGATCTACTTCAAATTGCCACTGATGAATCCCCATGTTCTCCTAAAAGATAAGCTTTTACAGATCTTGGATTAACTTTTAATTTTTCTCCCAATAATTTTCTTAATCTTGAAGAATCTAAAGTTGTTCCTGAAGAAATAACTTTGGAATTATCAAATCCTGTAACTACTTGATAAACATGTGTAAGTACATCAACAGGATTTGATGCAATAACTGTTATTCCATTAAATCCAGAATTTTTTATTTCAGTTGCAATTCCTTTCATTATTCTTGCATTATCTGCAACCATTTCTAATCTAGTTTCTCCTGGTTTTTGAGGTCTACCCGCTGTTATAACAATAACATCAGCATCCTTACAATCTGAATATTCTCCAACTTTAATACTACTAAATGGATTTGGCAATACAGCATGTGCATCAGTTAAATCCATTACATTTCCTTCAGCAACATCTCTAAATACGTCGATTAAAACATAATTTTGTGCTAATCCTTGATTAATAGCTGAGTATATGAAACTAGTTCCTACAGCTCCACAACCAACTAAAACTACTTTTTTACCGTTAATCATAATTTTAAATCTCCTATTCTACAAAAAAATATTAACACATATATAAAACCAATATTGTTAAAAAAATTCTGCAAAAATTTTTCATAAAAGAAAATTTTTTAAAAAATAAAAAAACACCCATAAATGGGTGTCATATGCGCATATGATAATATATTAACGTTTTGAGAATTGTGGTGCTCTACGTGCTCCATAAAGTCCATATTTTTTACGTTCTTTAACACGAGCATCACGAGTTAATAAACCTTTTGTTCTTAATTCAGGTTTGTAATCTTTGCTTGCTTCCAATAAAGCTCTTGCAATTCCAAGGCGTGCAGCTCCTGCTTGCCCTGTGAAACCTCCACCTTTAACAGTTATTTTAATTGAAAAGTCTGCTTTTGTTCCTGTTGCTTCTAAAGGTTGTTCCATATCTTGAACTAAAGTTGCATATGGAAAAAACTCTAAAGCTGGTTTTCCATTAACAATAATTTCACCTTGTCCTGGAGTTAAAATTACTTGAGCTACTGAAGATTTTCTTCTTCCAGTACCTCTATACATAACAGTGTTCTTTTTAGTAGCCATTATTTATTTTCTCCTTTTTTAGTGTTTATTAACAATAATTCTGGATTTTGTGCTTGATGTGGGTGCTCAGCACCTGCATAAACATGCAATGCACGATATTGATTTGATCCTTGTACATTTTTTGGCAACATTAATCTAACAGCCCTTTCAATAATTCTTTCAGGGAACAATTTACGTTGTGTTTGAACGTTTCTTGATTTTAATCCCCCTGGATGCATTGAGTGGTGGTAATAGTTTTTATCAGCTTCTTTTTTTCCTGATAAAACTACTTTTTCTGCATTAATTACAATAACATGATCTCCATTATTTATATGTGGAGTGAATGTAGGTTTATGTTTTCCTCTTAAAATGATAGCAATTTCTGTAGATATTCTACCCAAAGTTGCTCCATTTGCGTCAACTACATATCATTTTTTAGAAATATCTGCTGTTTTAATAAGTGTAGTTTGTTT
This genomic window from Spiroplasma taiwanense CT-1 contains:
- the rpsI gene encoding 30S ribosomal protein S9 produces the protein MATKKNTVMYRGTGRRKSSVAQVILTPGQGEIIVNGKPALEFFPYATLVQDMEQPLEATGTKADFSIKITVKGGGFTGQAGAARLGIARALLEASKDYKPELRTKGLLTRDARVKERKKYGLYGARRAPQFSKR
- the rplM gene encoding 50S ribosomal protein L13, yielding MKQTTLIKTADISKKWYVVDANGATLGRISTEIAIILRGKHKPTFTPHINNGDHVIVINAEKVVLSGKKEADKNYYHHSMHPGGLKSRNVQTQRKLFPERIIERAVRLMLPKNVQGSNQYRALHVYAGAEHPHQAQNPELLLINTKKGENK
- a CDS encoding L-lactate dehydrogenase gives rise to the protein MINGKKVVLVGCGAVGTSFIYSAINQGLAQNYVLIDVFRDVAEGNVMDLTDAHAVLPNPFSSIKVGEYSDCKDADVIVITAGRPQKPGETRLEMVADNARIMKGIATEIKNSGFNGITVIASNPVDVLTHVYQVVTGFDNSKVISSGTTLDSSRLRKLLGEKLKVNPRSVKAYLLGEHGDSSVAIWSRSVVMGKTIQEYLDEGKITKQELDEVKSEAVHMAYKIIEKKRATFYGIGACLTRIVKSVLNDEKSSLMVGAYLSGQYGNSDLYISVPCIVGANGIEQIIEWNLSKEELAGLTNSCNQLKEVFSVAKEAIQ
- a CDS encoding type III pantothenate kinase, coding for MKILLIDVGNTTIDFRIWDKEKNSIEKIIRPLTNDPTFKRSNALKNYFFENNIKFNEIVYVSVVPEWNDILRAFAASMKVTIYNIRQDFIINNSLFKLDNISSLGADFIANFYAVLPNNSKLAVISMGTASTITLIEDNYLLGTIICPGIGSSLKGLISNAALLADFEYEKSDKEIGKNTVDSINIGTYNSHYLMLKAIVRELKVNNVIFTGGYSNLFKEEIKRDNFIFKEDLIFRGLIALYNIKIESL